One genomic window of Onychostoma macrolepis isolate SWU-2019 chromosome 25, ASM1243209v1, whole genome shotgun sequence includes the following:
- the rab3il1 gene encoding guanine nucleotide exchange factor for Rab-3A isoform X1, with translation MDAFEGIHRVQLSSSPPARSRSVPGYEVLVAGNSGIAVYSSPTFFGKGDFTDQHTAEEERCPVGRLVDLEPDPRPGLGGDGGQREKMPPEEAGAHRRETYNMSRLRSSSLEIKEKGTEFLREQLDAAQKELKLKDEECVKLSHVRNQLEQELEELTASLFEEAHKMVREANVKQAAAEKQLKEAQGKIDVLQAEVSALKTLVLTSTPSSPNRQLHPQLLSPGSSRASSRPGGHTRNKSASGALQLHTEPTLTDAATNREEKELDSVLFAEFLSWKEAPGLDRSSAFISRVYREDVGPCLSFTCSELSQSVQCAVENNSLTIEPVAMSSLHTVKALECGGPNGCRTPIETKCALSGMSRPCRHRIKLGDKENYYYISPSSRARITAVCNFFTYIRYIQQGLVRQEVQQMFWEVMRLRREMSVAKLGYFLTEES, from the exons ATGGACGCTTTTGAAGGAATCCATCGTGTGCagctctcctcctctcctcctgcACGCTCCAGGTCTGTACCAGGGTACGAGGTGCTGGtggcagggaattctgggataGCTGTATACTCGTCACCTACATTCTTTGGCAAAGGTGATTTTACAGATCAGCATACAGCAGAGGAAGAGAGATGCCCGGTTGGGAG GTTGGTAGACCTGGAGCCAGATCCGAGGCCTGGACTGGGGGGTGATGGAGGGCAGCGGGAGAAGATGCCCCCGGAGGAGGCAGGAGCACACAGACGAGAGACGTACAACATGTCCCGTCTGCGGAGTTCCTCTCTGGAGATCAAGGAGAAGGGAACAGAATTCCTCCGAGAGCAGCTGGATGCTGCACAAAAG GAGCTGAAGTTGAAAGACGAGGAGTGTGTCAAACTGTCTCATGTCAGGAATCAGCTGGAGCAGGAATTGGAGGAATTGACCGCCAGTCTATTTGAG GAGGCCCATAAGATGGTGCGAGAGGCCAACGTGAAACAAGCGGCAGCTGAGAAGCAGCTGAAGGAGGCTCAGGGCAAG ATCGACGTCCTGCAGGCGGAGGTCTCCGCTCTGAAAACCCTGGTGTTGACCTCTACGCCCTCCTCCCCGAACCGCCAGCTCCACCCTCAGCTGCTGTCGCCGGGCTCCAGTCGGGCCTCGTCTCGTCCCGGGGGCCACACGCGCAACAAGAGCGCCAGCGGTGCTCTACAGCTGCATACGGAGCCCACGCTGACAGATGCAGCGACAAACCGGGAGGAAAAAGAG TTGGACTCTGTGTTGTTCGCTGAGTTCCTCTCGTGGAAGGAGGCGCCCGGTCTGGATCGCTCCTCAGCGTTCATCAGCAGGGTGTACAGAGAAGATGTCGGCCCATGTCTTTCGTTCACCTGCTCTGAG CTGTCTCAGTCGGTCCAGTGCGCAGTGGAGAATAACTCTCTCACCATCGAGCCCGTCGCCATGTCGTCTCTGCACACGGTCAAAGCCCTCGAATGTGGAGGACCCAA CGGTTGCCGGACACCCATAGAAAC TAAATGTGCGTTGAGCGGCATGTCCCGCCCCTGCCGACATCGCATCAAACTGGGAGATAAAGAGAATTACTACTATATATCTCCGTCTAGCAGAGCACGA ATCACAGCCGTGTGTAATTTCTTCACTTACATCAGGTACATCCAGCAGGGCCTCGTCAGACAGGAAG TCCAGCAGATGTTTTGGGAAGTGATGCGTCTGCGGAGAGAGATGAGTGTGGCCAAACTGGGATATTTCCTGACGGAGGAGAGCTAG
- the rab3il1 gene encoding guanine nucleotide exchange factor for Rab-3A isoform X2: MDAFEGIHRVQLSSSPPARSRSVPGYEVLVAGNSGIAVYSSPTFFGKGDFTDQHTAEEERCPVGRLVDLEPDPRPGLGGDGGQREKMPPEEAGAHRRETYNMSRLRSSSLEIKEKGTEFLREQLDAAQKELKLKDEECVKLSHVRNQLEQELEELTASLFEEAHKMVREANVKQAAAEKQLKEAQGKIDVLQAEVSALKTLVLTSTPSSPNRQLHPQLLSPGSSRASSRPGGHTRNKSASGALQLHTEPTLTDAATNREEKELDSVLFAEFLSWKEAPGLDRSSAFISRVYREDVGPCLSFTCSELSQSVQCAVENNSLTIEPVAMSSLHTVKALECGGPNKCALSGMSRPCRHRIKLGDKENYYYISPSSRARITAVCNFFTYIRYIQQGLVRQEVQQMFWEVMRLRREMSVAKLGYFLTEES, encoded by the exons ATGGACGCTTTTGAAGGAATCCATCGTGTGCagctctcctcctctcctcctgcACGCTCCAGGTCTGTACCAGGGTACGAGGTGCTGGtggcagggaattctgggataGCTGTATACTCGTCACCTACATTCTTTGGCAAAGGTGATTTTACAGATCAGCATACAGCAGAGGAAGAGAGATGCCCGGTTGGGAG GTTGGTAGACCTGGAGCCAGATCCGAGGCCTGGACTGGGGGGTGATGGAGGGCAGCGGGAGAAGATGCCCCCGGAGGAGGCAGGAGCACACAGACGAGAGACGTACAACATGTCCCGTCTGCGGAGTTCCTCTCTGGAGATCAAGGAGAAGGGAACAGAATTCCTCCGAGAGCAGCTGGATGCTGCACAAAAG GAGCTGAAGTTGAAAGACGAGGAGTGTGTCAAACTGTCTCATGTCAGGAATCAGCTGGAGCAGGAATTGGAGGAATTGACCGCCAGTCTATTTGAG GAGGCCCATAAGATGGTGCGAGAGGCCAACGTGAAACAAGCGGCAGCTGAGAAGCAGCTGAAGGAGGCTCAGGGCAAG ATCGACGTCCTGCAGGCGGAGGTCTCCGCTCTGAAAACCCTGGTGTTGACCTCTACGCCCTCCTCCCCGAACCGCCAGCTCCACCCTCAGCTGCTGTCGCCGGGCTCCAGTCGGGCCTCGTCTCGTCCCGGGGGCCACACGCGCAACAAGAGCGCCAGCGGTGCTCTACAGCTGCATACGGAGCCCACGCTGACAGATGCAGCGACAAACCGGGAGGAAAAAGAG TTGGACTCTGTGTTGTTCGCTGAGTTCCTCTCGTGGAAGGAGGCGCCCGGTCTGGATCGCTCCTCAGCGTTCATCAGCAGGGTGTACAGAGAAGATGTCGGCCCATGTCTTTCGTTCACCTGCTCTGAG CTGTCTCAGTCGGTCCAGTGCGCAGTGGAGAATAACTCTCTCACCATCGAGCCCGTCGCCATGTCGTCTCTGCACACGGTCAAAGCCCTCGAATGTGGAGGACCCAA TAAATGTGCGTTGAGCGGCATGTCCCGCCCCTGCCGACATCGCATCAAACTGGGAGATAAAGAGAATTACTACTATATATCTCCGTCTAGCAGAGCACGA ATCACAGCCGTGTGTAATTTCTTCACTTACATCAGGTACATCCAGCAGGGCCTCGTCAGACAGGAAG TCCAGCAGATGTTTTGGGAAGTGATGCGTCTGCGGAGAGAGATGAGTGTGGCCAAACTGGGATATTTCCTGACGGAGGAGAGCTAG
- the rab3il1 gene encoding guanine nucleotide exchange factor for Rab-3A isoform X3 has product MPPEEAGAHRRETYNMSRLRSSSLEIKEKGTEFLREQLDAAQKELKLKDEECVKLSHVRNQLEQELEELTASLFEEAHKMVREANVKQAAAEKQLKEAQGKIDVLQAEVSALKTLVLTSTPSSPNRQLHPQLLSPGSSRASSRPGGHTRNKSASGALQLHTEPTLTDAATNREEKELDSVLFAEFLSWKEAPGLDRSSAFISRVYREDVGPCLSFTCSELSQSVQCAVENNSLTIEPVAMSSLHTVKALECGGPNGCRTPIETKCALSGMSRPCRHRIKLGDKENYYYISPSSRARITAVCNFFTYIRYIQQGLVRQEVQQMFWEVMRLRREMSVAKLGYFLTEES; this is encoded by the exons ATGCCCCCGGAGGAGGCAGGAGCACACAGACGAGAGACGTACAACATGTCCCGTCTGCGGAGTTCCTCTCTGGAGATCAAGGAGAAGGGAACAGAATTCCTCCGAGAGCAGCTGGATGCTGCACAAAAG GAGCTGAAGTTGAAAGACGAGGAGTGTGTCAAACTGTCTCATGTCAGGAATCAGCTGGAGCAGGAATTGGAGGAATTGACCGCCAGTCTATTTGAG GAGGCCCATAAGATGGTGCGAGAGGCCAACGTGAAACAAGCGGCAGCTGAGAAGCAGCTGAAGGAGGCTCAGGGCAAG ATCGACGTCCTGCAGGCGGAGGTCTCCGCTCTGAAAACCCTGGTGTTGACCTCTACGCCCTCCTCCCCGAACCGCCAGCTCCACCCTCAGCTGCTGTCGCCGGGCTCCAGTCGGGCCTCGTCTCGTCCCGGGGGCCACACGCGCAACAAGAGCGCCAGCGGTGCTCTACAGCTGCATACGGAGCCCACGCTGACAGATGCAGCGACAAACCGGGAGGAAAAAGAG TTGGACTCTGTGTTGTTCGCTGAGTTCCTCTCGTGGAAGGAGGCGCCCGGTCTGGATCGCTCCTCAGCGTTCATCAGCAGGGTGTACAGAGAAGATGTCGGCCCATGTCTTTCGTTCACCTGCTCTGAG CTGTCTCAGTCGGTCCAGTGCGCAGTGGAGAATAACTCTCTCACCATCGAGCCCGTCGCCATGTCGTCTCTGCACACGGTCAAAGCCCTCGAATGTGGAGGACCCAA CGGTTGCCGGACACCCATAGAAAC TAAATGTGCGTTGAGCGGCATGTCCCGCCCCTGCCGACATCGCATCAAACTGGGAGATAAAGAGAATTACTACTATATATCTCCGTCTAGCAGAGCACGA ATCACAGCCGTGTGTAATTTCTTCACTTACATCAGGTACATCCAGCAGGGCCTCGTCAGACAGGAAG TCCAGCAGATGTTTTGGGAAGTGATGCGTCTGCGGAGAGAGATGAGTGTGGCCAAACTGGGATATTTCCTGACGGAGGAGAGCTAG
- the epx gene encoding eosinophil peroxidase, with translation MLVYLGSSFIQEALRRARELTDTAYAHTNDRVKTSVSDGSVRPSDLLALFKQTGPKTRTHVRSAEFLDNTVELIREMVYTHSMDKPDLTELLSAEDKETILQLTGCSSETLRPVCKSDCLSKRYRTITGHCNNRENPQWGAANTPYARWLSPEYEDPRGAPRGWNPQHTYHNHTLPPVRSVSQEVLYTHNENISLDMSLSHLLVEWGQWIDHDLTLTPQSPSTAAFKTGADCTRTCSRDTPCFPIQIPLSDPRTGTQSCMPFFRSAPSCTVPLGHREQLNAITAFVDASMVYGSSDGLSAALRNLSSPLGLLAVNQFHSDQGLGFMPFLTRTQMNLDPCGPRERIDPIPLSETAQRLNISMGNRSFCFQAGDSRANEHLGMITLHTLFLREHNRLAEELHMLNPHWSPDTLYQEARKILGAVHQILTWDHYLPRVLGRSANLALMPPYEGYDPTADPSISNIFSTAAFRFAHVTVHPVVNRLGPDYRLSPEHPALPLHHSLFASWRVVQEGGIDPVLRGLLLSPAKLQTADQMMVEELTERLFQAQGGLPLDLAALNLQRGRDHGLQGYSAWRELCGLSAPVNETDLAGILGNGVLARKLLNLYGTAKNIDVWVGAISEPALPGGRVGPLLACLIAKQFKALQDGDRFWWQNEGVFSSAQRDALRTTSLSRIICDNTHIRLVPFDPFAHTLHPDDLLPCARIGHMNLSAWREPDTDPVCGTVPRLSLGFSVLCESEVMYQCPTGYLLQGATQITCDPNTHQWTPQPPTCQDIDECSAHPSVCPPHLQCLNTPGGHTCTEPAAPPLSASSIVASVMSVLGGVALIVLLLACYQRLILRRAEPLKAECCQRRS, from the exons tgtatttgGGATCTAGTTTCATCCAGGAAGCTTTACGCAGAGCCAGAGAGCTGACAGACACCGCGTACGCTCACACCAATGACAG GGTGAAGACGTCCGTATCAGACGGTTCTGTCCGACCCAGTGACCTGCTGGCCTTGTTCAAACAAACCGGCCCCAAAACCAGAACCCACGTCAGATCCGCTGAGTTTCTGGATAATACGGTAGAGCTGATTAGAGAGATGGTTTACACACACTCCATGGACAAACCCGACCTCAccg agctTTTAAGTGCAGAAGACAAGGAGACCATACTGCAGCTTACAGGCTGTTCCTCAGAGACACTGAGACCCGTGTGTAAATCTGACTGTCTGTCCAAACGCTACCGTACCATCACAGGACACTGCAACAACAG AGAAAACCCTCAATGGGGGGCAGCAAATACCCCTTACGCCCGCTGGCTGTCGCCGGAGTACGAGGACCCTCGAGGGGCCCCCAGGGGCTGGAACCCACAACACACCTACCACAACCACACACTACCACCT GTCCGCAGTGTGTCGCAGGAGGTTTTGTACACTCATAATGAGAACATCTCTCTGGACATGTCTCTGTCTCATCTGCTGGTGGAGTGGGGTCAGTGGATCGATCATGACCTGACCTTGACTCCTCAGAGCCCCAGCACTGCAGCCTTTAAGACTGGAGCGGACTGCACACGCACCTGCAGCAGAGACACGCCATGTTTTCCAATACAG ATCCCTCTCTCCGATCCTCGCACAGGGACTCAGAGCTGCATGCCGTTTTTCCGCTCTGCTCCCAGCTGTACGGTTCCACTCGGTCACCGGGAGCAGCTGAACGCTATAACAGCATTCGTGGACGCCAGCATGGTGTACGGGAGCTCAGATGGGCTCAGTGCGGCCCTCAGAAACCTCTCGTCTCCTCTCGGCCTGCTTGCCGTCAACCAGTTCCACTCAGACCAAGGGCTCGGCTTCATGCCCTTCCTGACCCGCACGCAGATGAACCTGGACCCCTGTGGCCCACGAGAGCGGATCGACCCCATCCCGCTATCAGAGACAGCGCAAAGACTCAACATATCCATGGGGAACAGATCGTTCTGTTTCCAAGCAG GTGACTCTCGGGCCAATGAGCACTTGGGTATGATCACTTTGCACACCCTCTTTCTGAGAGAACACAACCGATTGGCTGAGGAGCTTCACATGCTCAACCCTCACTGGAGCCCGGACACGCTGTACCAGGAGGCCAGAAAAATACTGGGCGCAGTCCACCAG ATCTTGACATGGGATCACTACTTGCCCCGGGTCCTGGGCCGCAGTGCTAACCTGGCCCTCATGCCCCCGTACGAAGGTTACGACCCCACGGCTGACCCCAGCATCTCCAACATTTTCTCCACCGCTGCCTTTCGGTTTGCACACGTGACCGTGCATCCGGTTGTGAACCGCCTCGGACCCGATTACCGGTTGAGCCCTGAGCACCCGGCTCTGCCGTTACACCACTCTTTGTTTGCATCCTGGAGAGTCGTGCAAGAGG GTGGCATTGATCCTGTGCTGCGTGGTTTGCTGTTGTCCCCGGCTAAACTGCAGACGGCAGATCAGATGATGGTGGAGGAGCTGACCGAGAGGCTCTTCCAGGCTCAGGGAGGGCTGCCGCTCGACCTGGCGGCGTTAAACCTGCAGCGGGGACGAGATCACGGCCTACAAG GTTACAGTGCGTGGCGAGAGCTCTGCGGTCTCTCGGCGCCTGTGAACGAGACTGATTTAGCAGGCATTCTGGGTAATGGAGTTCTGGCCAGGAAGCTGCTGAATCTCTATGGAACAGCTAAGAACATAGACGTGTGGGTCGGGGCCATTTCAGAGCCGGCTCTGCCCGGGGGCCGCGTGGGGCCGCTGCTGGCCTGCCTGATCGCCAAACAGTTCAAAGCGCTCCAAGACGGTGACAG GTTCTGGTGGCAGAATGAAGGTGTGTTCAGCTCCGCTCAGAGAGACGCTCTGCGCACCACATCTCTGTCCCGCATCATCTGTGACAACACACACATCCGGCTGGTGCCCTTTGACCCCTTCGCGCACACACTCCACCCCGACGACCTGCTGCCCTGCGCACGCATCGGCCACATGAACCTCTCAGCGTGGAGAGAACCTGACACCG ACCCGGTCTGTGGCACGGTCCCGCGGCTGAGTCTGGGTTTCTCTGTTCTGTGTGAATCTGAGGTGATGTATCAGTGTCCTACTGGATACCTGCTCCAGGGAGCCACGCAAATCACCTGTGACCCCAACACCCACCAGTGGACCCCACAACCGCCCACCTGCCAAG ATATTGATGAATGTTCTGCGCATCCGTCCGTCTGCCCTCCGCACCTGCAGTGCTTGAACACACCTGGAGGTCACACCTGCACAG AACCTGCAGCTCCGCCCCTTTCCGCCTCTTCCATTGTTGCGTCAGTGATGTCAGTCctagggggcgtggctttgatAGTGCTCCTCCTCGCGTGCTACCAAAG ACTTATCCTTCGGAGAGCCGAGCCGCTGAAGGCAGAATGCTGTCAGAGAAGAAGCTGA